The genomic interval CGCCTATTTGTATGCCCTGgatctatgtacatatgtgtatggGCAACgctaattaataaaaattatggtTATTGTCATGAGAGCTGCAAAATTGTCAACGTCTTCAAATACAATATGATTTACGCTCAAATGACGCATCTTATCAATTGCAGACATCGagcaagcaaataaacaattaagtgAACGACCGATACGAATGCTTCTCTATTTATCAAGTGCGCAGAGCATTTGCAGCCAGAAGAATAAGTCTTAgtgtaatattattatataattagcCAGTTGGCTGTTATCATGCCAACAGCCATTTGTGTGTCTAGACGTGTttctaaaaaaataataaaacagcCTAACAACTGCAAAGCATATTCGCAACATGATCTATTACATTCGTGAATTCCGAGCGCCAATTGTTTTTATCGCCCATCTTTTTGTGAAGCTTACTTTGCAAAGTGTggattaataaatacattttttttcttgtgttaATTGTAAGCTTCATATGTTTAATTAACTAACGAAACTTcgtacaaaatgaaaaactccATTCAAATGAGTTGAGGATAGAAATATGCCTGTGATTCAATGGAGAtagcaaatttttaaatttgtaaaaatataagatcaacaaattatttattggtAAATTTCAAGATTCTTATTAGATACATCTCAAGTCCAGTTGCTTCAATGTCCCTTATTAATCACTAATTTTGCGACTATCAGAAAAGAGTAATGAACATATGAGTACACAAAGAGCGAAAGAAAATTGGGCACAAGGTCGTCAGCTGTGGCTGTCATAATGTGAAGCGATAAGGAATCAGTGCGTAGTCACGAAGTTGCTGTAGTTGATACCTAGGATTAGTGGATGTATGTGACCAACCCGGCGAATGCTGCTCCCATACTATGCGGGCATGCCCATGCGCGCTTATCAGCTGGGAAATTTATTTGACGGTTGTGCATTGTTTCCGATGGCAGGTTTCAGGGCTTCCATGACAGAATGGATAGTAGCGCGAAGCCGGAACGGAAAAATCCCCGTCAAGGGGCGAACTTTCTGTCGCAATTACTATTTGTCTGGGCTGTGCCTTTGCTGTATCGCGGATCACGACAGGGCCTGAATACAGATGATTTGACAGAATGTCTGAAGGAAGATCACTCGGAGCAGCTAGGCGATCGGCTGGAGGAGTAAGCGAAAACAGACATCTCATTTAatcattatttatatgtacaatTATTGTCAGCGAGTGGTACAAGGAACTGGAGCACGCCCATCGCAAGTCCAAAAAGCCACGTCTGCGCAACGCCTTGTTTCGCTGTTTTCTAGGACCCACCATAGTCAACGGCATAATATGCCTTGTCTACATAGTGATCAAGTAAGCGAAGGTTTGAGTTTCAGCATTTACAAAATGGTTTGATTAAATGCATCTGGTTACAGGACCCTAATACCCGCCATACTGGCGCAGTTACTGTTGCAGTTTCAGCATCAATCGTCCACCTTGCCGGATATGGTTGAAGCCGAAGCCCAAAACTTTACCAGCGTGCTCAACCGCACAGCACGAGCCATGACAGGCTTGGGTGTAACTTCGGGGGAAGGTAATGGTAAGTAGAAACAAGGGATTCCTCTTTTATGTTTTGCTTACTTTATTGCTTTTCCCGACATTAGTCAATTCGCCAAATGCACTGGATAGCGATGATTCTCTCAAGGAGCATGTAAAGAATTTGTTTCCTGCTGCAGCGACCAATGCCACCGAACGGAACGCCTTGGAGGAGGGTATTCATTATATTTGGAATGATGTTTATAGCCTTGGAATCGTCTTGGTTGTTTCAACGACGCTCGGTTGCTTCTTGGTACATCATGTGGATCTGCGTCAACGCCTGATGGGAGCGCGAATGCGCATAGCCTGCTGCTCTCTTATTTATCGAAAGACCCTGCGGCTGTCCATGAAAACAGCGGGCCAGACACCAGCCGGCTATCTGATCAATCTGCTCTCGAATGATGTCAACCGCCTGGACTacggttttatttttatccaCTGGATCTGGATTATGCCCCTCCAAGCGGTGCTAACTTGCTATCTGATATGGCTGCGTATTGGCATTCCGGCCCTGGTGGGCGTCATCGGATTACTGCTAAAAACTGTGCCACTACAGTCCGCGTTAAGTAAGCTTACCTCAGTGCTTCGACTGCGCATAGCTGAGCGCACGGATGCGCGCGTGGGCATCATGAACGAGCTGGTGCAGGGAATACAGGTAATCAAGATGTACGCATGGGAGAAGCCCTTTCAGGCAGTGGTCGCCGAGGCAAGACGCTGCGAGATACAACAAATTCGCTACGCTTCGTACCTCCGCGGATTCTATCTCAGCACCATGGTGTTCACGGAGCGTTCCACTTTGTACATCACTTTGGTTGCAGCCGCTCTCATGGGGCAGCAAATTACGGCGGATTTCGTCTTTTCGGCTGCAAGCTATTATAACATCCTGCAATTGGTGGCTGCCATATGGTATCCGTTGGCAGTAACTTTCGGAGCCGAGGCGCTGGTCtctttgcgtcgcattcaggCCTTTCTTCAGCTAGAGGGTCGCGATGAGAAGGTGCATGGACTCACGCATAAAGGGCAGCAAGAAAGCGGAGATACGCGAGCCATTGTCCTAAAGGACATCAGTGCCAGTTGGGACAAGGAGAAGCCGCAGCGTACACTACAGAACTTTAATCTGAAGATAGAGAAGGGACAGCTTTGTGCGGTCATTGGTCAGGTTGGAGCTGGCAAGAGTTcactgctccagctgctgcttgggGAGCTGCCCATAATCGATGGTGGCGTAATTATGCAGGGTGAACTATCCTATGCTTCGCAAGAGCCTTGGCTCTTCACTGGCACCGTTCGGAATAACATACTCTTTGGCGAACAGTACGAGCGAAAGCGTTACCAGGATGTAACCAGGTGCTGTGCCCTGACTACGGATTTCCAGCAGCTCAGCAGCGGTGACAAGACGATCGTGGGAGAGCGTGGAGCTTCCCTGTCTGGTGGTCAACGTGCGCGAATTAGCTTGGCTAGGGCCGTCTATAAGCCAGCGTCCATTTATCTTCTCGATGATCCGTTAAGCGCAGTAGACTCCCATGTTGGACGACATCTTTTCGACGAAGTCATTGGACCCCGAGGCAGACTGGCTCAGCAAAAGGCAACACGTGTGCTGGTTACCCATCAAATACACTTTCTCTCAGAAGCAGATTGGATTGTCATTGTGGACCAAGGTCGCATCTTGAGGCAGGGCACATATACGGACCTAATCAACAGTGAGTTGGACTTTGCTAAGCTATTGGAGCGTCCGAAGGAGGCGGATAAATCAAACGGCAGCTTGCAGGCATCATCAATTACAACTCTGAGTGGACATGAGGATATAGAGGAAGATGATGATATACCTTATATTGATGGCGTTCGTGATGGGTATCATCCGCTGCGGAAACAAAGCAATTCCACACATGGCAGCAAGTCGGTGAGTGATAAGATATTATACGATTTGAACTCTTATCTGGGAATTGAGGTAGCTTGCACAATATGCTAAAAGGCGGATCTGATCTGAAGCCAATTTGCTTTTATCAATcatcatctatatatatagtggtcGTTCATAAGATATACATTTTATGCAAAGCCTTAAGTATAATAATatactttttaattattttcaaatatttaatattatattttaaattcttaTTTACAGCTTAGCAACAGTGACCAAACGGGCATCGATCAAGATGATGATGAATTAGCCGAGGCGCAAGCCTCCGGAAGCATATCGCCGCGTGTGTGGTACGAGTACTTCCATGCGGGCAGCACCTTTTTGAGCTTTAGTTTCATGGTATGCATCATGCTGCTCTCCCAGGTGGTGTGTAGCAGCTCTGACTATTTTGCCAACATCTGGACGCAGCAGGAGCATCAGAGATCTCAGGGGGAGCCCACCAATTTCACCACCTACGAATGCATGTACATTTATGGCGCTCTCATCATTGGTGTTGTCGTTATGACCACATTTCGGGGATTCTTGTTCTTTAAGACATGCATGCACGCCTCCAAGGTGCTGCACGATCGAATGTTCAGTTGTATATTGCATGCGACCATGCGATTCTTCGATACCAATCCCTCCGGTCGTATACTCAATCGGTTCTCCAAAGATATGGGCGCTATTGATGAGCTTTTGCCGCGCGCCATGATGGACTTTATACAGATTGCCCTGGTCATGTTTGGCATACTGATTGTGATTTCTGTGGTGAATCCCGTGTTAATGGCTGCAATGCTGGTTGTGGGTATCATCGATATGCTCATATTGAAGCTCTATCTGCGTCCCTCGCAGGATCTGAAGCGCCTGGAAGGCATTTGCCGCAGCCCGGTATTTTCGCACTTAAGCTGCTCTTTGACGGGGCTTTCGATCATACGTTCACGTCAGCTACAGGATGTGGTCGCCAAAGAGTTTGATTTGCTTCAAGATGTGCATAGCAGCGTCTGGCAATTGACAATGGCGGCCAACACAGCATTGGGACTGTGGTTGGACTGCGTCAGTTGCGCCTTTCTCACGGCTGTAACTTTCAGTTTCATTATCACCAGTGAAAGTaagtacatagtacataatCTTTTCGAATTGGAAACATGCTAAATCCTTTACAACGCGCTTAGCCACGTATAGCGGCAATGTTGGTCTGGCCATCTCGCAGGCCATGATTCTTACAGGCATGGTGCAGTATGGTGTCCGTCAGGTGGCTGAGTCACTGCAACAGATGACCAGTGTGGAGCGTGTACTCCAGTACACGGAACTGGAACAGGAGACGGCGTCCAGGGGCAAGGAGCCTTCCCAACATTGGCCCACGTTGGGTCAGGTGGAGCTGCGGGACATGAGTTGCCGCTATGATCCCAATGGCTCAGCAGTTCTCAAGCATCTTAGCTTGACCATTGAACCAGGCTGGAAGGTGGGGATTGTGGGTCGCACTGGTGCGGGCAAATCCTCGCTGATTGGCGCACTATTTCGTCTGGCATACATTGAGGGTGGCATCTATATAGATGACATCGAAACGGGTAGTATTTCCCTGGAGACTTTGCGTACCCGCATTTCAATCATACCACAAGATCCAGTGCTCTTCTCGGCTACAATTCGATATAACTTGGATCCCTTTGAACGCTACAGCGACGCAGAACTGTGGCGCGCTCTGGAAGATGTCGAATTGCGAGCGGCGATTCCTGGTCTAGATTTTATGGTCACTGAGCGTGGCAGCAATTTCAGTGTGGGTCAGCGACAGCTTCTCTGCTTGGCACGTGCGATTCTACGCAACAACAAGGTTCTAGTTCTGGATGAGGCTACCGCTAACGTGGATCCACAGTTAGTATATAGAAAGGCAAATGTCAATTGGTTACTCACTTAACTCTTCTCTTATAGAACGGACGCACTGATCCAGCGCACGATACGTGTCAAGTTCCAACAGTGTACAGTGTTGACTGTCGCACACAGACTGCATACTGTCATGGATTCGGATCGTATAATTGTTATGGATGCTGGAAATGCAGTTGAATTTGATGTCCCACATTTACTGCTGAAGAAATCGCAGGGAGTACTAAGACAAATGGTCGAGGCCACTGGAGGAGAGGCGGAAGCGCTCAAGAGTGTGGCCAGCAACGCTTTTAAGCGCATGCAGCAGGAGCGTGAGGAGCAGCGAGCACGTGAGGAACAGCAGGAGAACTAGGTGCTGGAACTGTTCGATATGCATTTAACGCAGGACTTGGCGTTTaatttaaactatttaaaaaccaaCAAGATTACAGCCCTTTATGTAGGCCCAGTTGATGcattcatttgaattttatgaaaagctaagaaaatttcaaattttctcTACTTTTTCGAAATGAACGTGCTAGGGATTTCCATTATTGAATAGCTTCATaatatttgtatgaaaaattagGACAACTCTTGAAACGTACCAAAATGATTTACTTGTATATACTTAGTTAACAATGTCCCAGATTTATAAGCTTTGTTGGATTtgtacttttttgttttcgttctATGTCAGTCACTTATTTCCCGTATCGGTTACTACTTAAAAAAATCTAGATGTACTGCCTTATATGTAAGttgaaaaaatgcaaatgtactTGGGAGCAATTTTACACTAAGTTTGAAGATCATAATAATGGATCAAAGATTTAAGTGTAAAGTTCTTAGATTTAAGTATATCAGAAATACCCAACGATTTTGAAagaaatcaatataaataattaatttgtatatactcATACATGTGTTGGGTTGTTTGCAACAGACAGGATTACAAAATGTAATTGTTTGAGATAAATCTCCTATCTGATATAATGTACTCTAAGAATTTGCCCTTTACCCACATTACACGTTAGTTagcatttcaaatatatttagtgTATAAGAAATCTACACATCAAGGCCGGATATAATCcaataaacagaaaaacaatcACACTGTGAACTCCTGTACTTGAAACATTAGCTGGAAAGCTGTATgcgaaattaattaaattttattaaaatatacataaataattgtcTTAATAATTGCATTGTCACGATTTTACAATAGCGTGAATTTCTTAACGTTGGgtctataaataataatttgggGTACAATACAAACATGTATATGGTAATTTAGCTAGAATATTTGGAAAAGCCTTGCATTATTTTCGCGATGAGcgatttgttgttggctttgcaGTCCGTGAGCTGCGACCAACTGATGTTTGCTGCTCATAAGGCACCGGCGGTGTTCCATCGGCGTAGTGTACTGCTGAGATGCGACTCTCGACGGAGAACAGCTGCGTGTCTTCGCTTTGTGCCGAGCCGGACTTTTCCTGCTCGGAGAGAAACGAGACAACAGGCGTCGAAGTTTTCTGTCTGTCGTTGGTGCCATTAGTGGCGTGGCCCTGTGCTGGAGTGCGTGGCGAACTGGGTGACAGCGAATCGATGACGGATTGCAAAAAGTTGCTCTTGAGAGAGTCGTCTGTGCTCTCGGAGCTGCTCTCTCCACCGTGGACCCGATGCCTGAGCAGCTCTTTAGTGAGGAACTCACGCAAATTAAGCGAACGCCCCATTTGACTGACCTCCTGTGGTGCATCTACAGACCGTCCAGATGAGGTTTGACGCAGACCTCCGCCCGCAGACCGCTGGGTATGCTGGGGATCCGGTGACATACTGCCAACGCTGCTGTTCGGTGGCTCAGCATGGCGCTGTCTATGGCGCATGCTGACGGGTCGCTGCACGTTCATGCGTTCCATATCCAGCTGCACTTCGATGGTCAACGGCGACCTGGACAATGGCTCTATACCGCTCTCATTGGGCGCATATGTGCTGGTTTCCGGTGGAATGCTTTCGCGACGCGTGCTGCTTGCCACTTCCAATTCGGGTAGCTCGCCCGCTTCTGGCCCACGTCTGAATGAGGCCTTCAGTATGCGCCTCTGTCGCAGCTCTGCCTCCACATTAAAGGAGTCACTGCTCTCCAGGCTGGCGCTGTCAATCAGCTCGCGCTGTTCGGGCGGCTCGCGTGCCAGTCGGTGCTGTATATAGTCGCGTCTGTTAGGAAATTCACGAACACTGACATTTTGCAGCCGTAGTCGCTGCAACAGGTCACTTGCTGCCATCGATTGCGGATCCGTCTCGACATGTACATGTGTCTCCGTTGTGGTAATCTCATGCAAATAGGCACTGATGCTGGGAAATTCGCGATAGTCTAGACCATGGCCGCGTTGCTTGATGGCTTGGATGAGTTCATGGAACTCGCGCTGCAAGCGCATGCTTTGATCCGTGTCTAGATGTGCCAGATCTAGCTGCAACTCCTGTGCGTACTGATCGAAGCTGGGAAAGGGCATAAGTGCCGGCGTTGCAGCCACAATATGCGACTGCGCCGGTGTGTCCACTTCCGTAATAGTTGACAGCTCGTGAGCCAGTTCCTCTGCCGCCAGCTGTGGACTGTAGCGACGTATTGTGGCAGGCGGAACTTTACCACGGCGCGGCGCGTTGCTCTGTGTGGATGAGGCCAACGATATGGGCTCCACCTCGGGCGGCTCCTGGCCCATAGCTGTAATTGGGCGTGAAATAGAGATGCCGCTATCAAGACTGGCGCCCGTTGGTTTGTGCTTTTGCAGCGGGAGCGCTTCTGAGTGGGATGGCGTGGTATCCTGGCTATCACTGCGGTCCGATATTGTGCGAGAGCGGACCTGCTCTTGCGGCTTTTCCTGTGTGTGTAACGGCGGCAAGTCGAAGTACTCTGTGGAATGGCGTTCTCCCTCGCTAGCCGAGGTCAGCGTGACTTCTACCAGTCGCTGCTTCTCCTCTCGCACCTTGGTTATCAGTTCGGTTAGCTCCGCAATGCGCTGTGTGCAGTTTTCCGTGAGCTGGGCATAGCGTTCCATTTGACGTGTTGCAGTCTGCTCGCTGGTAACCTGAGATTGGCTTATCAGGCTTGTTCTGGGCGGCTCCATGGATCGTTGCCTTTGCTTTTCCGTATGGCGTGTAGTGGTCGTTGCTTCAGTAATGGTTATCTGATTGGGCTTCACCTGTTGTGGCGCCTTATTAGCCGGCGAACGTGTTGTACTCTTTGCGCTCACTTCTTCCAGAGACACTGGACCTGGTCGTCTTCCAGTAGTTGCCCGACTACTGGTCGTAGGTCGCTCCGTTTCTCCAATTTGTGCCTGGTCCTTCTGGTGATGCTGCTGGTTTGCCCTACGTCTGTTCCAGAGCTGATTGAAACTTCGCTCACTTTGATCCTTATCCAGCTTTtcctgttcttgctgctgtcgctgttccTTCTGCTGATTGCGCAGCGTGTCTTCGAGCTCATTGACGAAACTACGATTGTCCCGGATAAAGGCTTGCACACGCTCAACGCGCTGATTGTCAATAAGTGTTTCATTCACCGTGGAGCCAGATGAAATATTTCGTGGATTATTGATGATCGATTCCGAAGGCGTTGGCACTTCCGAACTGCTAGCTCCCAGTTGATCAATGGAGTTGCGCGACATTCCAAGTAATCGCTGCACATAGTGAGCGACCATCGGATGCAGGGGTTCGGGCTGAGGACGAGCTGTATCTACTTGCTTAATGTTCTTATAGTTAACAGGCGGTAATTCGCGATACGATGTAGAATTGGAATCTATGGAATTCTGCCGTTGATTTTGCACAGCTTCCTGCGATGGTGCAGCTGTAGAAGCCCCCTCAGTGGGCGCAGACGAAGATGTAGTTGGCGTCGGCGTTGGCTTGTTGGTTTGGTCACTTGCTACTATTGGGGTTGGTTTGTCCTGAGCCTTACTCTTGGGCACAAGATGCTTAACGGTTCCGTCGCTCTTTACCTTGATTATAATCTCTACGGGACCATCGTCCCCTTTTTTTCTGCGTTCCTGCTGACTACTgactttttgctgctgcttgtacAATTGACGCAGCCGTTGCTCCAACAACTCCTCCTTCTGCTGCAATTCCATCTCACGCTGGCTTATATCCCGTGCTGTGCCTCTGTGTATGTTGGCGCGTTCCTTGCGTATGGAATCGATAACCTGTTGTGCATGGTCACCGTTCATTTCGCCCGCTTGCAGCTCGGCCAGTAGCTGTGCCCGTATTTTCTCGATGCGTTGTAACAAGCTCTTCAATTTAATGGATTTAGCTGTATCGGCATGCATGCTCTTGAGCTCTGTGCGCAGCTGCTTGCTCTGATCATCTACATAGTCTAGCAGtatggagcagcagctgccggtACTGACAACATCGTCTGCCTTGTTTGCCGGCGGGTCGCCCACATTGATAGCCTCCGCCGCGCTGGATTTGGTGTGGGCTCCCG from Drosophila virilis strain 15010-1051.87 chromosome 2, Dvir_AGI_RSII-ME, whole genome shotgun sequence carries:
- the LOC6629528 gene encoding ATP-binding cassette sub-family C member 4; amino-acid sequence: MDSSAKPERKNPRQGANFLSQLLFVWAVPLLYRGSRQGLNTDDLTECLKEDHSEQLGDRLEDEWYKELEHAHRKSKKPRLRNALFRCFLGPTIVNGIICLVYIVIKTLIPAILAQLLLQFQHQSSTLPDMVEAEAQNFTSVLNRTARAMTGLGVTSGEGNVNSPNALDSDDSLKEHVKNLFPAAATNATERNALEEGIHYIWNDVYSLGIVLVVSTTLGCFLVHHVDLRQRLMGARMRIACCSLIYRKTLRLSMKTAGQTPAGYLINLLSNDVNRLDYGFIFIHWIWIMPLQAVLTCYLIWLRIGIPALVGVIGLLLKTVPLQSALSKLTSVLRLRIAERTDARVGIMNELVQGIQVIKMYAWEKPFQAVVAEARRCEIQQIRYASYLRGFYLSTMVFTERSTLYITLVAAALMGQQITADFVFSAASYYNILQLVAAIWYPLAVTFGAEALVSLRRIQAFLQLEGRDEKVHGLTHKGQQESGDTRAIVLKDISASWDKEKPQRTLQNFNLKIEKGQLCAVIGQVGAGKSSLLQLLLGELPIIDGGVIMQGELSYASQEPWLFTGTVRNNILFGEQYERKRYQDVTRCCALTTDFQQLSSGDKTIVGERGASLSGGQRARISLARAVYKPASIYLLDDPLSAVDSHVGRHLFDEVIGPRGRLAQQKATRVLVTHQIHFLSEADWIVIVDQGRILRQGTYTDLINSELDFAKLLERPKEADKSNGSLQASSITTLSGHEDIEEDDDIPYIDGVRDGYHPLRKQSNSTHGSKSLSNSDQTGIDQDDDELAEAQASGSISPRVWYEYFHAGSTFLSFSFMVCIMLLSQVVCSSSDYFANIWTQQEHQRSQGEPTNFTTYECMYIYGALIIGVVVMTTFRGFLFFKTCMHASKVLHDRMFSCILHATMRFFDTNPSGRILNRFSKDMGAIDELLPRAMMDFIQIALVMFGILIVISVVNPVLMAAMLVVGIIDMLILKLYLRPSQDLKRLEGICRSPVFSHLSCSLTGLSIIRSRQLQDVVAKEFDLLQDVHSSVWQLTMAANTALGLWLDCVSCAFLTAVTFSFIITSETTYSGNVGLAISQAMILTGMVQYGVRQVAESLQQMTSVERVLQYTELEQETASRGKEPSQHWPTLGQVELRDMSCRYDPNGSAVLKHLSLTIEPGWKVGIVGRTGAGKSSLIGALFRLAYIEGGIYIDDIETGSISLETLRTRISIIPQDPVLFSATIRYNLDPFERYSDAELWRALEDVELRAAIPGLDFMVTERGSNFSVGQRQLLCLARAILRNNKVLVLDEATANVDPQTDALIQRTIRVKFQQCTVLTVAHRLHTVMDSDRIIVMDAGNAVEFDVPHLLLKKSQGVLRQMVEATGGEAEALKSVASNAFKRMQQEREEQRAREEQQEN
- the ana1 gene encoding PDZ and LIM domain protein Zasp, producing the protein MALKMTVNGKVDANSKQRNRFLADPERVKKDLESERRITRLQQVREKSNSLARHIRQEVAAEQARQVQNLEQIKQKELDTWREHVMAKKYQDYRTSMFQVGAAHRAAQAETESTEQQKQLRAEKMKKCRRLAAKRAVKHTPANVLRSTGGKELNVEGRATAGTQTPVQTEENGHVGKENRLCNKQACKVSNRQSSFKRKRHTCCQSNGQSDNNDEVELETISDSSTDEHEAQPTVNEASGRRLEKTPPVILDVDIESEDSLEICARDGIEINDLYMQTNRKFSRVVRPTPTSASELQKRSAAAASCAIPSRPRFTQITDLVRRTTLDTKMSLESTQRQAHEQQIHMPRSPTRSLPRSPSKTTITAAAPALSSNVSPTRTVTEQPIPSSRAPTILPSDNRRQSTQLQKRSSLRPNNNKDSAPAKVIDAGLRGNTESAQPKATVEASTAASTVQPRTAKPMPEPAVQQPRMHHPMQQPPMHQLPPMQQMPMQQTQMNSLPPFLHPHAMYAPQMMPPYAILPYPMQPYPMQTVCQYAPQPAPQQQQPVTTSTTSTSATPVSTTASHSTVSTTTFVMRQAQSGETNATGHVQFYDHNNKYRRNYKAPAQAVQVNPQDSTRLNAMDNARIETQLRQLREQELNNLRQVTDQRGQKALQREQVRRDCAELTEKLEALTQQQPQLLPSDANFVPSHRFADLALRREQKMNAAMEEMLLRPAIVTCPEVTVTRHTSPRKAGAHTKSSAAEAINVGDPPANKADDVVSTGSCCSILLDYVDDQSKQLRTELKSMHADTAKSIKLKSLLQRIEKIRAQLLAELQAGEMNGDHAQQVIDSIRKERANIHRGTARDISQREMELQQKEELLEQRLRQLYKQQQKVSSQQERRKKGDDGPVEIIIKVKSDGTVKHLVPKSKAQDKPTPIVASDQTNKPTPTPTTSSSAPTEGASTAAPSQEAVQNQRQNSIDSNSTSYRELPPVNYKNIKQVDTARPQPEPLHPMVAHYVQRLLGMSRNSIDQLGASSSEVPTPSESIINNPRNISSGSTVNETLIDNQRVERVQAFIRDNRSFVNELEDTLRNQQKEQRQQQEQEKLDKDQSERSFNQLWNRRRANQQHHQKDQAQIGETERPTTSSRATTGRRPGPVSLEEVSAKSTTRSPANKAPQQVKPNQITITEATTTTRHTEKQRQRSMEPPRTSLISQSQVTSEQTATRQMERYAQLTENCTQRIAELTELITKVREEKQRLVEVTLTSASEGERHSTEYFDLPPLHTQEKPQEQVRSRTISDRSDSQDTTPSHSEALPLQKHKPTGASLDSGISISRPITAMGQEPPEVEPISLASSTQSNAPRRGKVPPATIRRYSPQLAAEELAHELSTITEVDTPAQSHIVAATPALMPFPSFDQYAQELQLDLAHLDTDQSMRLQREFHELIQAIKQRGHGLDYREFPSISAYLHEITTTETHVHVETDPQSMAASDLLQRLRLQNVSVREFPNRRDYIQHRLAREPPEQRELIDSASLESSDSFNVEAELRQRRILKASFRRGPEAGELPELEVASSTRRESIPPETSTYAPNESGIEPLSRSPLTIEVQLDMERMNVQRPVSMRHRQRHAEPPNSSVGSMSPDPQHTQRSAGGGLRQTSSGRSVDAPQEVSQMGRSLNLREFLTKELLRHRVHGGESSSESTDDSLKSNFLQSVIDSLSPSSPRTPAQGHATNGTNDRQKTSTPVVSFLSEQEKSGSAQSEDTQLFSVESRISAVHYADGTPPVPYEQQTSVGRSSRTAKPTTNRSSRK